A genome region from Eurosta solidaginis isolate ZX-2024a chromosome 2, ASM4086904v1, whole genome shotgun sequence includes the following:
- the CycY gene encoding cyclin-Y-like protein 1, translated as MGNKNSCCAYSSPQSDRKSKDIPPVYEERHHVHSSHHISSSSQHQLDGHGGISASTAAIHHSAGTLENPHNLQHISEREALEGDEDPSVDPTAATMFLERSKVENGGISRKRSQHQIAQQAANSTGGGLKKSSSCSTIYLDDSTVSQPNLKNTVKCVSLAIYYHIKNRQSDKRLEIFDEKLHPLTHDTVPEDYDTHNPEHRQIYKFVRTLFNAAQLTAECAIITLVYLERLVTYAELDLAPCNWKRMVLGAILLASKVWDDQAVWNVDYCQILKDITVEDMNELEREFLELLQFNINVPSSVYAKYYFDLRTLAEANDLSFPTEPLSKERAQKLEAMSRVMQDKVTAEALKNGMKKWSSMDNISQGGPRRSVAILS; from the exons ATGGGTAACAAGAATTCATGTTGTGCTTATTCAAGCCCACAATCAGATCGTAAATCTAAGGATATACCACCGGTCTATGAAGAGCGACATCATGTGCATAGTAGTCATCATATTTCATCATCATCACAACATCAATTAGATGGTCATGGTGGTATTTCAGCTTCAACAGCAGCAATACATCACAGTGCTGGTACACTAGAAAATCCACACAATTTACAACACATTTCCGAACGTGAAGCGCTTGAAGGTGATGAGGATCCGTCGGTGGATCCAACAGCTGCCACTATGTTTTTAGAACGTTCTAAAGTAGAAAATGGTGGTATATCACGTAAACGTTCACAACATCAAATTGCACAACAAGCGGCGAATTCAACTGGTGGAGGTTTAAAGAAGAGTTCTTCATGTTCCACAATCTATTTGGATGATAGTACAGTATCacaaccaaatttaaaaaataccgTAAAATGTGTATCACTCGCTATTTATTATCATATAAAAAATCGTCAATCAGATAAACGTCTCGAAATATTCGATGAGAAATTACATCCATTAACACATGATACAGTACCAGAAGATTATGATACGCATAATCCTGAACATAGgcaaatatataaatttgtacGGACACTTTTCAATGCGGCACAATTAACTGCTGAATGTGCCATAATAACGCTAGTCTACTTGGAGCGTTTAGTTACATATGCGGAATTAGATTTGGCACCATGCAATTGGAAGCGTATGGTGTTGG GTGCCATATTGCTAGCCTCAAAGGTGTGGGACGATCAAGCTGTTTGGAATGTCGATTATTGTCAAATTTTAAAGGATATCACAGTTGAAGACATGAATGAATTGGAACGTGAATTTCTTGAATTATTACAGTTCAATATAAATGTACCCTCATCCGTCTACGCCAAATACTATTTTGATTTACGTACGCTAGCCGAAGCGAACGATTTGTCTTTCCCAACGGAACCACTCTCTAAAGAGCGTGCTCAAAAATTGGAAGCtatgtcacgtgttatgcaagatAAAGTGACTGCCGAAGCGTTGAAGAATGGCATGAAGAAATGGTCGTCTATGGATAATATTA